The genomic segment ATAAGGTAAATATTTATTAGAATCCGCGTCTTATGGAGTTACCTAAGCTGCCATTTTATAGAAAATACAGTCTTATTCTTAAAGCCATTCTCGCTGGCGGAATACTGGGTTTGGCTTATACCGCTATTACAGATGCCGGAACTGATTACGAATATTTAAAAATGCTGTTAGGTGCTGTCATCGGCGTTTTTATTGGTTTTATAATCATAACTTTCGAAAAATCACTCATTCGGATAAATCAGTTTTCATTTGCCAATTCGATGCTGCTAAAAGCGCTTATTTACAGTATTGGTATACTTGTATTCTTACTTTTATTTGCCGTTACTTTTACACGGTTTTCTGAGCATCTTTCTTATTATGAGGCTTTTAATAAATACATAAGTGACAGACTCATTAATGATTTTATATTTTCGCTTGGTGCATCTGTATTTTTAATTCTTTTTCTGGAAATCAGCAGTTTATTGAGTGTTGGTTTCTTTTATAATTATTTTACCGGACAATACCATCGCCCAGTTCAGGAAGAACGTGTTTTTATGTTTGTCGATGTAAAATCTTCTACCACACTGGCTGAGCAGCTTGGCGATATTTTATATAGCAGTTTGCTTCGGGATTTATTCAATGATTTTACAGATGCTATTCTTGCTTCTCGAGCAGAAATTTACCAATATGCCGGAGATGAAATTATTCTTACCTGGAAATCAAATTGTGCAATCAAAGAAAATCGCTGTTTATATTGTTTTTATCTCCTCAAAAAAAGTATTTTAGACAGAAGTGATTATTATTTAAAAACGTACAATATCGTTCCAAAGTTCAAAGCCGGAATGCATATCGGTACGGCAGTAACTACCTGGGTTGGAAAAGTTAAAAAAGAAATTGTTTATCACGGAGATCTTTTAAACACAACTTCTCGAATTCAATGCAAATGCAACGAATTTAACCATGACTTTGTTATTTCTGAAACCATGAAAAATGCATTGGCAAAAGATTCTTCTGTAGAATACATTCAGCAGGGAGAAATTTTATTAAGAGGAAAAGTAAACCCTGTAAAA from the Flavobacterium sp. genome contains:
- a CDS encoding adenylate/guanylate cyclase domain-containing protein, with the translated sequence MELPKLPFYRKYSLILKAILAGGILGLAYTAITDAGTDYEYLKMLLGAVIGVFIGFIIITFEKSLIRINQFSFANSMLLKALIYSIGILVFLLLFAVTFTRFSEHLSYYEAFNKYISDRLINDFIFSLGASVFLILFLEISSLLSVGFFYNYFTGQYHRPVQEERVFMFVDVKSSTTLAEQLGDILYSSLLRDLFNDFTDAILASRAEIYQYAGDEIILTWKSNCAIKENRCLYCFYLLKKSILDRSDYYLKTYNIVPKFKAGMHIGTAVTTWVGKVKKEIVYHGDLLNTTSRIQCKCNEFNHDFVISETMKNALAKDSSVEYIQQGEILLRGKVNPVKLYTVGFNF